One stretch of Lemur catta isolate mLemCat1 chromosome 2, mLemCat1.pri, whole genome shotgun sequence DNA includes these proteins:
- the ARG1 gene encoding arginase-1, which translates to MSSKSRAIGIIGAPFSKGQPRGGVEEGPRALRKAGLLEKLKEQECDVKDYGDLTFEDVPNDSPFGIVKNPRTVGKATEQLASKVTEVKKNGRVSLVLGGDHSLAIGSIAGHARVYPDLGVIWVDAHTDINTPLTTTSGNLHGQPVSFLLKELKEKIPDVPGFSWVTPCISAKDIVYIGLRDVDPGEHYIIKTLGIKYFSMTEVDKLGIGKVMEETLSYLLGRKKRPIHLSFDVDGLDPSFTPATGTPVMGGLSYREGLYITEEIYKTGLLSGLDIVEVNPSLGKTPEETTRTVNTAVAITLSCFGVAREGNHKPVDYLNPPK; encoded by the exons CCGCGAGGAGGGGTGGAAGAAGGCCCTAGAGCATTGAGAAAGGCTGGTCTGCTTGAGAAACTTAAAGAACAAG AGTGTGATGTGAAAGATTATGGGGACCTGACTTTTGAGGACGTCCCTAATGACAGTCCCTTTGGAATTGTGAAGAATCCAAGGACTGTGGGGAAAGCCACCGAGCAGCTGGCCAGCAAGGTGACAGAAGTCAAAAAGAACGGAAGAGTCAGCCTGGTGCTGGGCGGAGACCACAG ttTGGCGATCGGAAGCATCGCTGGCCATGCCAGGGTCTACCCTGATCTCGGAGTCATTTGGGTGGATGCTCACACTGACATCAACACTCCACTGACGACCACAAGTGGAAACCTGCATGGACAGCCTGTGTCTTTCCTCTTgaaggaattaaaagaaaag ATCCCTGATGTGCCAGGATTCTCCTGGGTGACTCCCTGCATATCTGCCAAGGATATTGTGTATATTGGCTTGAGAGACGTGGACCCTGGGGAACA CTACATTATAAAAACGCTGGGTATCAAATACTTTTCAATGACTGAAGTGGATAAACTGGGAATTGGCAAGGTGATGGAAGAAACACTCAGCTATCTACTAGGAAG aaagaaaaggccaATTCACCTGAGTTTTGATGTTGATGGACTGGACCCATCTTTCACACCAGCTACTGGCACACCAGTCATGGGAGGTCTGTCTTACAGAGAAGGTCTCTATATTACAGAAGAAATTTACAAAACGG GACTACTCTCAGGATTAGATATAGTGGAAGTGAACCCATCTCTGGGGAAGACACCAGAAGAAACAACTCGAACAGTGAACACAGCAGTGGCAATAACCTTGTCTTGTTTTGGAGTTGCTCGAGAGGGTAATCACAAGCCTGTTGACTACCTTAACCCACCTAAATAA